Proteins from a genomic interval of Gammaproteobacteria bacterium:
- the queD gene encoding 6-carboxytetrahydropterin synthase QueD, which translates to MAAVYTLKVLAGFGSAHSLRDYPGDCARLHGHNWKVEVEVVSRSLSELGIAIDFKRIKQVARDICGELDHRYLNEIPPFDKINPTAENIAGYLYGRIGEQINSEHVQVDAITLWETDNASVRYTEEK; encoded by the coding sequence ATGGCAGCTGTATATACATTAAAAGTGCTGGCTGGCTTCGGTTCGGCCCACTCATTACGTGACTATCCGGGGGATTGTGCACGTCTTCATGGCCATAACTGGAAGGTTGAAGTCGAGGTTGTCTCCCGTTCACTTAGTGAGCTGGGTATTGCGATTGATTTCAAGCGCATCAAACAGGTGGCGCGTGATATTTGCGGCGAGCTGGATCATCGTTACCTAAATGAAATTCCACCGTTTGATAAGATCAACCCAACGGCAGAGAATATTGCAGGTTATCTCTATGGGCGGATCGGTGAGCAGATCAATTCGGAGCATGTACAGGTAGATGCGATTACCCTGTGGGAAACTGATAACGCATCTGTGCGTTACACCGAGGAAAAGTAG
- the clpA gene encoding ATP-dependent Clp protease ATP-binding subunit ClpA, which produces MISKELELTLNQAFTMAREDRHEFMTVEHLLLALLDNASATAALKACSASLEQLRMELSLFLSETSPSLPADIEREIQPTLGFQRVLQRAVLQVQASGSNEVSGANVLIAIFSEQESQATYFLHKQSVSRLDVLNYISHGISKVPGEEAEEVDHPRDGVAEGESQQSPLDKYAVNLNRKAILGKIDPVIGRKEELDRAIQVLCRRRKNNPLLVGEAGVGKTAIAEGLAKMIVDGDSPEVLAESTIYSLDMGALVAGTKYRGDFEKRLKAVVNQVSNEEGAVLFIDEIHTIIGAGAASGGAMDASNLIKPALASGELKCIGSTTYQEYKGIFEKDRALARRFQKIDVPEPTIDQTIKILEGLKSRFEEHHAVRYTHQSLRTAVELSARYINDRFLPDKAIDVIDEAGASQWLKAPSKRKKTIGVHEVEEIVAKIARIPAKSVSKSDRETLRNLGRDLKLLIYGQNDAIGSLETAIKMARSGLGNKDKPIGSFLFAGPTGVGKTEVTKQLAYLMGIELIRFDMSEYMERHTVSRLIGAPPGYVGYDQGGLLTDAVSKHPHAVVLLDEVEKAHPDVFSLLLQVMDHGTLTDSNGRKVDFRNIIVVMTTNAGAEQLQKSSMGFTEQSHASDAMEVIKRAFAPEFRNRLDAIVQFQALDMQTIQNVVNKFLFELEELLRAKGVTLDVDNSARSWLAKRGYDPLMGARPMARLIQENLKKPLAEELLFGKLASGGNVKVSEKEGEIVLRCMAKKKEPAKTE; this is translated from the coding sequence ATGATTAGTAAAGAATTGGAACTCACCTTAAATCAGGCTTTTACAATGGCGCGGGAAGATCGGCATGAATTCATGACCGTTGAACACCTGCTGCTGGCACTGCTTGATAACGCTTCAGCAACCGCCGCTTTGAAGGCATGCAGCGCCAGCCTTGAGCAGCTGCGAATGGAGCTCAGCCTCTTTCTGAGTGAAACCAGCCCCTCCCTACCAGCCGATATTGAGCGAGAAATACAACCAACACTTGGCTTTCAGCGTGTTTTGCAACGTGCTGTCTTGCAGGTGCAAGCATCGGGGAGCAACGAAGTCTCTGGTGCAAATGTCCTGATTGCTATTTTTAGTGAGCAGGAGTCACAGGCGACCTATTTTTTGCATAAGCAGAGTGTTTCACGGCTTGATGTGTTGAATTACATCTCCCACGGCATCTCCAAAGTGCCGGGTGAAGAGGCTGAGGAGGTGGATCACCCCCGTGACGGTGTCGCCGAGGGTGAAAGTCAGCAGAGTCCGCTCGACAAATATGCGGTTAATCTTAACCGTAAAGCTATTCTGGGGAAAATTGACCCCGTCATTGGCCGTAAAGAAGAGCTGGATCGTGCCATTCAGGTGCTGTGTCGCCGCCGTAAAAACAACCCCCTATTGGTCGGTGAAGCAGGCGTGGGTAAAACGGCCATTGCCGAAGGCCTGGCAAAGATGATCGTGGATGGCGATAGCCCGGAGGTGTTGGCAGAAAGTACTATCTACTCTCTTGATATGGGGGCGCTTGTGGCCGGTACCAAGTATCGGGGAGACTTTGAAAAACGCTTGAAAGCTGTTGTTAACCAAGTTTCAAACGAAGAGGGTGCGGTGCTCTTTATTGATGAAATTCATACCATTATTGGTGCCGGTGCCGCCTCAGGTGGTGCTATGGATGCCTCAAATCTAATTAAACCTGCGCTGGCATCCGGTGAACTGAAATGTATCGGGTCGACCACCTATCAGGAGTATAAGGGGATTTTTGAAAAGGATCGTGCCTTAGCGCGTCGCTTCCAAAAAATTGATGTGCCCGAACCGACGATTGATCAAACCATTAAAATTCTTGAAGGTTTGAAGTCTCGCTTTGAAGAGCATCATGCCGTGCGCTATACCCACCAATCCCTGCGTACTGCGGTCGAGCTTTCAGCGCGTTATATCAATGACCGTTTTTTGCCCGATAAAGCGATAGATGTGATTGATGAAGCGGGTGCCAGTCAGTGGCTTAAGGCACCTTCGAAGCGTAAAAAGACCATTGGCGTGCATGAAGTGGAAGAGATTGTAGCGAAAATTGCGCGCATCCCCGCCAAGAGTGTTTCAAAGTCGGACAGAGAGACGTTACGCAATCTAGGGCGGGATCTCAAACTGCTTATTTATGGTCAAAATGATGCGATCGGCTCACTTGAAACGGCCATTAAAATGGCCCGCTCAGGCCTGGGGAATAAAGACAAACCCATCGGTTCGTTCTTGTTTGCAGGGCCAACCGGCGTGGGTAAAACCGAGGTAACCAAACAGCTAGCCTACTTAATGGGGATCGAACTAATCCGTTTCGATATGTCTGAGTATATGGAACGGCATACGGTCTCCCGGTTGATTGGCGCTCCACCCGGTTATGTGGGGTACGATCAGGGTGGGCTGTTAACCGATGCGGTGAGTAAACACCCCCATGCGGTCGTGCTGCTGGATGAGGTCGAGAAGGCGCATCCGGATGTCTTTAGCCTGCTTTTGCAAGTGATGGATCATGGCACTTTGACAGACAGCAATGGCCGCAAGGTAGATTTTCGCAACATCATTGTCGTGATGACCACCAATGCGGGGGCAGAGCAGCTGCAAAAAAGCTCGATGGGCTTTACCGAGCAGAGCCATGCCAGTGATGCGATGGAGGTGATCAAGCGAGCCTTTGCACCGGAGTTTCGCAACCGTCTGGATGCGATTGTGCAGTTCCAAGCGCTCGATATGCAGACCATACAGAATGTGGTCAATAAATTTTTGTTTGAACTCGAAGAGTTACTGCGGGCGAAAGGTGTCACACTGGATGTGGATAATAGCGCACGTAGCTGGCTTGCCAAACGTGGTTATGACCCGCTGATGGGTGCTAGGCCGATGGCCAGGTTGATTCAGGAAAACCTTAAAAAACCATTAGCGGAAGAGCTGCTGTTTGGCAAACTTGCGTCAGGTGGCAATGTTAAGGTTTCTGAAAAAGAGGGTGAAATTGTACTTCGCTGTATGGCGAAAAAGAAGGAACCCGCGAAAACTGAGTAG
- the clpS gene encoding ATP-dependent Clp protease adapter ClpS gives MAGNDQFDFDDELAVEEAKPALKRPPMYKVIILNDDYTPMDFVVEVLESFFYLSREQATQVMFQVHNQGKGVCGIFSRDVAETKVAQVNDFSQQNQHPLLCLMEAE, from the coding sequence ATGGCAGGAAATGATCAGTTCGATTTTGATGATGAGCTGGCGGTTGAAGAGGCTAAACCAGCACTGAAGCGTCCGCCAATGTATAAAGTTATTATTTTGAATGACGATTATACTCCCATGGACTTCGTGGTAGAGGTGCTTGAAAGTTTCTTCTATTTATCGCGTGAACAAGCCACCCAGGTGATGTTTCAAGTACATAATCAAGGGAAAGGTGTTTGTGGTATTTTTAGTCGCGATGTGGCCGAGACGAAAGTTGCTCAAGTGAATGATTTTTCGCAACAAAATCAGCACCCGCTGCTCTGCTTGATGGAAGCGGAGTAG
- the infA gene encoding translation initiation factor IF-1, with translation MPREDHIEMEGTVIDTLPNTMFRVELENGHVVTAHISGKMRKNYIRILTGDKVTVQLTPYDLSKGRITFRNR, from the coding sequence ATGCCAAGAGAAGATCATATTGAGATGGAAGGCACGGTAATTGATACCCTGCCAAACACGATGTTTCGCGTAGAGCTAGAAAATGGCCACGTTGTTACGGCACATATTTCTGGAAAGATGCGTAAAAATTATATCCGCATCCTGACAGGCGACAAAGTGACGGTACAACTCACACCTTACGATCTTTCGAAAGGTCGCATCACTTTCCGTAACCGGTAA
- the folE2 gene encoding GTP cyclohydrolase FolE2 yields MSDKTIADVQNSADTRQITINKVGIKDIRHPVKVADRSEGEQHTIAVFNMYVTLPHNFKGTHMSRFVEILNNNDREISVESFDVMLKEMAEKLEAETGHIEMNFPYFINKTAPESGVKSLMDYQVTLLGEISGGKTDTTIKVVVPVTSLCPCSKKISAYGAHNQRSHVTVTIRTCQFVWIEEVIDLVEKQASCELYSLLKRPDEKHVTERAYDNPKFVEDMVRDVAAQLNADSRVVSYVVESENFESIHNHSAYALIERDKSQRQS; encoded by the coding sequence ATGAGTGATAAAACCATTGCGGATGTTCAAAATTCGGCTGATACCCGCCAGATTACAATTAATAAAGTGGGAATTAAAGATATTCGCCACCCCGTGAAAGTGGCTGACCGCAGTGAGGGTGAGCAGCACACCATCGCTGTGTTTAATATGTATGTGACCCTGCCGCATAACTTCAAAGGCACGCATATGTCGCGCTTTGTGGAGATTTTGAATAACAATGATCGTGAGATCAGCGTTGAGTCTTTCGATGTCATGTTAAAAGAGATGGCAGAAAAACTGGAAGCAGAAACAGGTCACATCGAGATGAACTTCCCCTACTTCATCAATAAAACAGCCCCTGAGTCGGGTGTGAAGAGCCTAATGGACTACCAGGTGACGCTGCTGGGCGAAATCAGTGGCGGAAAAACGGATACCACCATCAAAGTGGTGGTGCCCGTGACCAGTCTCTGCCCCTGTTCGAAGAAAATATCGGCTTATGGAGCGCACAACCAGCGCTCACATGTGACGGTGACCATTCGTACCTGTCAGTTTGTCTGGATTGAAGAGGTGATTGACTTGGTAGAAAAACAAGCCTCATGCGAGCTATATAGCCTGCTGAAGCGTCCTGATGAGAAGCATGTTACGGAGCGGGCATATGACAACCCTAAGTTTGTAGAGGATATGGTGCGTGATGTGGCGGCACAACTTAACGCAGATAGTCGGGTTGTCTCCTATGTGGTCGAGTCTGAAAACTTCGAGTCGATACACAACCACTCCGCTTATGCGTTGATAGAGCGGGATAAAAGCCAGCGTCAAAGCTAG